Proteins encoded in a region of the Leishmania major strain Friedlin complete genome, chromosome 14 genome:
- a CDS encoding putative exosome complex exonuclease — translation MSSSVVIVGDSICGGDGDQKLSTSHDEVYLRGFNTFAGNNPSDRALLHEGAGEVVAAISGHIEVTERVISVKGLLPRYQPEIGDVVVGRIVEVSGNKWHVDVNSTQTAIMLLSSVTEPGGILRRRGRGDELGMRQIFDQDDLVAAEVQRISPDGVMSLHTRAADKYGRLSGLGILVSVRPSLVKRAKHQFVELADYSTQLIIGMNGNIWICSVQPSTSDAEETEHATDARQNVARVANCIKALGAAQVQIHPASIEASVAASLDAGLSVFDVSLPKNRDALVARVADMVGMQHRRPTGGGACARTLV, via the coding sequence ATGTCATCCAGCGTTGTGATTGTGGGGGACTCCATCTGTGGAGGCGATGGGGATCAGAAGCTGAGCACGAGCCACGACGAAGTTTATCTTCGCGGATTTAACACCTTTGCGGGAAATAATCCCAGTGATCGGGCTCTGCTCCACGAAGGGGCTGGCGAGGTTGTGGCTGCCATCAGTGGACACATAGAGGTGACCGAACGCGTGATTTCGGTGAAGggtctgctgccgcggtaTCAACCGGAAATCGGCGATGTTGTAGTCGGGCGCATCGTGGAAGTGTCAGGAAACAAGTGGCACGTCGATGTGAACTCAACTCAAACGGCAATTATGCTGCTTTCAAGCGTAACGGAGCCTGGAGGTATACTgcggcgccgaggccgcgGTGACGAGCTCGGGATGCGCCAAATCTTTGACCAAGATGATCTAGTTGCGGCAGAGGTTCAACGCATTTCTCCCGATGGTGTGATGTCactgcacacacgtgcagcgGATAAATATGGTCGGCTGTCGGGACTGGGCATTTTGGTGAGTGTTCGTCCCTCTTTGGTGAAACGAGCGAAGCACCAGTTTGTAGAACTCGCGGACTACAGCACACAACTGATCATTGGCATGAATGGTAACATATGGATTTGCTCGGTGCAACCCTCTACTAGCGAcgcggaggagacggagcACGCCACGGACGCACGTCAAAACGTGGCGCGTGTTGCAAACTGCATCAAAGCATTAGGGGCGGCGCAAGTCCAGATTCACCCAGCATCAATAGAGGCCAGTGTTGCGGCGTCATTAGATGCAGGCTTGTCGGTGTTTGATGTTTCGCTTCCAAAGAACAGAGATGCTCTTGTGGCACGCGTCGCTGACATGGTGGGAATGCAACACCGTCGCCCtactggcggcggcgcttgcgCGCGAACGCTGGTGTAG
- a CDS encoding putative j-binding protein, which translates to MCERYTAANEYEKAEMRNSLYMREYPLFAYSMRHQRALFHPADYVSRILQFCSYYVQAPDADVLSLQDRSPFLHISPIKEICTQLRLIARGTPVAASDSESPVPEQLRLHAESDVEKLAAERATAMSIAASSGGASETEQLSLFSGVAPSALFQKDAVEEVNKDAEDTMEDLTGEETVDAVHSFQAEYLTLDGFELVTKASIFYDREGEGQCIVAVYIPGGVPEDTCRAAAAVLEPAATKKNLRAPTNGGLPPDTGIVGYYDYLTNPTQHKCRETEFSRRNWGLLAQSEPLLKHLDKLYSQLAPMHHHLQRVAIPSQYQLCGTVFSTITVNRNFRTAVHTDRGDFRSGLGVLSVINGEFEGCHLAIKRLKKAFQLKVGDVLLFDTSLEHGNTEVVNPEIHWQRTSVVCYLRTGLMSSVCEMERRKHLNRLILEQLLNTEVRNTTVNINGADSSLPPLFVPTRLASHLAPVQLAALGFIVERTEKQSGCVVAMTMGLGKTLVALTLCFSQLYLAPQADILILTPKPIISHWVDEKNKWGMHGLHFPHFVASDGLNSLEFEQQLLEYERQKNNEKPKSGHIFVINGEYLAGFLRRFKRFTPLVMIVDEGHRVAAKGNKLTESLDRLRCNLRIVLSGTPLQNDASELYRLVGWVNKGVSRVLPPKRFQELANDINQFVEGDDGAFYNAVVAQEYIQDWMRGFVFREMENDLPPLHDYLLICGSSDVQREYEEKLGLTETAMTALKATEHRPHHLSTHPACYLAFISDSYQSMVSGWTVRALSNTSRQRVSQLEEIDTMRLEQYVQLVENEQLDAFIDLSGKMRVLVDIVLRVQARKEKLIVFSLYVGSQDLIHRTLTALRVCTFTVRGRDSQDRRRRAMQEFSENKDLIVLVLSTKIAAYGLDFTAANHVVLFDSWWNPQVDAQAIARAYRRNQRKPVTVYRLISATENKFVLRSQTRKIALFKCILHERTSRQALPDELEDCAANEKDEERRNFWAKLKMTSLAGDTRALLNVYRYQESVRESE; encoded by the coding sequence ATGTGTGAGCGGTACACCGCAGCGAACGAGTACGAGAAGGCGGAAATGCGCAACAGCTTGTATATGCGAGAATACCCACTATTCGCATACAGCATGCGTCATCAGCGAGCACTATTTCACCCTGCCGACTACGTGAGCCGGATACTCCAGTTCTGCTCCTATTATGTCCAGGCGCCCGACGCAGACGTTTTGTCACTGCAGGACAGAAGTCCTTTTCTTCACATTTCCCCCATAAAGGAGATTTGCACGCAACTCCGCCTCATTGCCCGCGGCACCCCAGTGGCAGCAAGCGACTCCGAGTCGCCGGTGccagagcagctgcgccttcaTGCAGAGTCAGATGTGGAGAAGCTTGCAGCCGAGCGTGCCACCGCTATGTCTATCGCAGCCAGTAGTGGTGGCGCCTCGGAGACGGAGCAGCTGTCTCTCTTCAGCGGCGttgcgccgtcggcgctgtTTCAGAAAGATGCAGTGGAGGAGGTCAACAAGGACGCTGAAGACACCATGGAGGATCTCACCGGCGAGGAGACAGTGGACGCGGTGCACAGCTTTCAGGCAGAGTACTTGACACTGGACGGGTTTGAGCTGGTGACAAAAGCATCAATCTTCTACGACCgcgaaggggaggggcagtgCATCGTCGCGGTGTACATTCCGGGAGGGGTACCAGAGGACAcgtgccgcgcagccgcagcggtcCTGGAGCCGGCGGCGACAAAAAAGAATTTGCGGGCACCCACGAACGGTGGACTGCCACCAGACACCGGGATCGTGGGCTACTACGACTACCTTACGAATCCTACTCAGcacaagtgcagagagaCGGAATTCAGCCGCAGGAATTGGGGGCTCCTAGCGCAGagcgagccgctgctgaagcaTCTCGACAAGCTGTACAGTCAGTTGGCTCCAATGCACCATCATCTGCAGAGGGTGGCCATCCCGTCGCAGTACCAGCTGTGCGGAACAGTCTTCAGCACCATCACTGTTAACAGAAACTTCCGCACCGCCGTGCATACCGACAGGGGTGACTTTCGGAGCGGCTTGGGGGTTCTCTCAGTTATCAACGGCGAGTTTGAGGGATGTCATCTCGCCATCAAAAGGCTCAAGAAGGCGTTTCAGCTCAAAGTCGGTGACGTTCTTCTTTTCGACACGTCTCTGGAGCACGGCAACACGGAGGTGGTAAACCCGGAAATCCACTGGCAGCGAACCAGCGTTGTGTGCTACCTGCGCACTGGACTAATGTCCTCTGTGTGCGAGATGGAGCGACGTAAGCACCTCAATCGGCTCAttctcgagcagctgctcaacACGGAGGTTCGCAACACGACGGTGAACATCAACGGTGCCGACAGCAGCCTGCCACCGCTGTTTGTGCCGACTCGCCTGGCGAGCCATTTGGCGCCCGTGCAGCTTGCTGCCCTCGGCTTCATTGTGGAGCGGACGGAGAAGCAGAGTGGGTGCGTCGTGGCAATGACGATGGGACTGGGCAAAACGCTTGTTGCACTCACGTTGTGCTTCTCACAGCTGTATCTTGCACCGCAGGCAGACATACTCATCCTCACGCCAAAACCGATCATCAGCCACTGGGTGGACGAGAAAAACAAGTGGGGCATGCACGGACTCCACTTTCCGCACTTCGTCGCCTCCGACGGGCTCAACTCGTTGGAGttcgagcagcagcttcttGAGTACGAGCGTCAGAAGAACAACGAGAAACCCAAGTCGGGCCACATCTTCGTCATCAACGGCGAGTACCTAGCAGGGTTTCTGCGGCGTTTCAAGCGCTTTACGCCCTTGGTCATGATCGTGGACGAGGGCCACCGAGTGGCTGCGAAGGGGAATAAGTTGACAGAGTCCCTCGATCGCCTACGGTGCAACCTCCGCATCGTGCTATCCGGCACGCCTTTGCAAAACGACGCCAGCGAACTCTACCGGCTAGTGGGGTGGGTGAACAAAGGCGTCAGTAGGGTACTGCCGCCGAAGCGCTTCCAGGAGCTCGCGAATGACATCAACCAGTTCGTTGAAGGCGACGATGGGGCCTTCTACAATGCAGTGGTGGCGCAGGAGTACATCCAGGACTGGATGCGTGGGTTCGTGTTTCGTGAAATGGAAAACGacctgccaccgctgcacgATTACCTGTTGATTTGCGGCTCCTCCGACGTGCAGCGGGAGTATGAGGAGAAGCTGGGCCTCACGGAGACGGCCATGACAGCCCTAAAAGCCACGGAGCACCGACCGCATCACCTCTCCACGCACCCCGCTTGCTACCTGGCCTTCATTTCCGACAGCTACCAATCGATGGTAAGCGGGTGGACAGTGCGCGCGCTGTCGAACAcgtcgcggcagcgggtGTCCCAACTGGAGGAAATTGATACCATGCGACTGGAGCAGTATGTCCAGTTGGTCGAGAACGAGCAACTTGACGCCTTCATCGACTTGAGCGGCAAGATGCGGGTGCTCGTCGATAttgtgctgcgcgtgcaaGCCCGCAAGGAGAAGCTCatcgttttctctctctacgTAGGTTCGCAGGACCTGATTCATCGCACcctgacggcgctgcgggtCTGCACATTTACCGTTCGCGGCCGTGACTCGCaagaccgccgccgccgcgccatgcAGGAGTTCAGCGAGAATAAAGATCTCATTGTGCTGGTATTATCGACAAAGATCGCTGCCTACGGTCTCGACTTCACAGCGGCGAATCACGTTGTTTTGTTCGACTCGTGGTGGAACCCGCAGGTGGATGCACAGGCCATCGCGCGCGCGTACAGGCGAAATCAACGGAAGCCAGTGACCGTGTATCGCCTTATCTCAGCAACCGAAAATAAGTTCGTGCTGCGCTCACAGACACGAAAGATTGCCCTCTTCAAGTGCATCCTCCATGAGCGCACCAGTCGGCAGGCGTTGCCCGACGAGCTGGAGGATTGCGCAGCGAACGAGAAGGATGAAGAAAGGCGGAACTTTTGGGCAAAACTGAAGATGACCTCTCTCGCTGGGGATACTCGGGCGTTGTTGAACGTGTATCGCTACCAGGAGAGCGTTCGCGAAAGCGAATGA